A window of the Lactuca sativa cultivar Salinas chromosome 5, Lsat_Salinas_v11, whole genome shotgun sequence genome harbors these coding sequences:
- the LOC111909034 gene encoding protein phosphatase inhibitor 2, translating into MASSSSNSNSHSGWTSSDDEDEADVMDHDLGGKSARSFREKRKAHYDEYRKVKELQKKESMKKDDEKQSIVDGVGDINISMHYKR; encoded by the exons ATGGCATCTTCTAGTAGCAACAGTAACTCCCATTCTGGATGGACATCttcagatgatgaagatgaagcaGATGTCATGGATCATGATCTAG gtGGGAAGAGTGCAAGAAGCTTTAGGGAGAAAAGAAAGGCGCACTATGATGAATATCGCAAAGTGAAAGAGTTACAGAAGAAGGAATCAAtgaaaaaggatgatgaaaagcaATCCATTGTTGATGGTGTGGGAGATATAAATATTAGTATGCACTACAAAAGATAA